Within the Achromobacter spanius genome, the region GCGGGGCTGGGCCATGCGTCGCAGGGGAATTTTATTCGTATCCAGCGCAGCGCCGTGGGTCATTCCCGTATCGGTGGCCCCGGGCGCGACGCTATTGACGTTTACGCCGGACTCCGCCGCCTTGCGCGCCAGCCATTTCACGAATGCGTGCGTGCCCCCCTTGGCCGCCACGTAGTGCGGACTGGCCGCCAGCCCGCCCATGCGCGCCGCCACCGACGACACCAGCACCATGCGCCCGCATCCCTGGCCCGCCATCTTGGCCAGCGCGGCGCGCGTCAGGTGCATGACGCCCAGCAGATTGATGTCGATGACCTGATGAAACACCTGATCCCAGCCCTCGGCATTCCAGTCGTCCCAGGGGCAGTAACCCGCGTTGGCCACCAGGGCATCCAGCCGGTCGATGCCGGCAATGGCGGCCTCGGTGGCGGCGCGGTCGGTCACGTCGAACGCCACCGCGCGGGCCGGCACGTTGCGCGCGCGCAGTTCCGCCGCCAAGGCCTCCGGGGCATCACGATCCGCCAGCACGAGCGACGCGCCCTGCTCGGCGCACACGTGCGCGGTCGCGCTGCCGATGCCGCCGGCCGCGCCCGTGATCAATATGGTCTTGCCTTCAAGCGCGCAGGGCATGGACGTTTCCTGGTTGAGGGATCAGGCCGCTGTCTTGCAGCATGGTGCTCAGGCGCGAGCGGATATCGTCTTCGCCCGCCAGCGCCGCGCGCTCCAGGGCCTGCGACACCGTCGGCGGCGCCCAGCGGCCCGTCACTCGTTGCACGGGCTGATCCAGATAATCGAAGTAGCGGCGCTGGATCTCATCGGCGATCAGCGCGCCCAGGCTGGCCCCCCGCGTGGTCTGCTCGACAATCGCGACCCGGCCCGTCTTCATGACCGATGCGCCGATGGTGTCGTAATCGATGTCGCGCTGCGACAAGGTGCGCAGGTCGATGATGTCGGCGCTCACGCCCATCTCGGCCGCCACCTGCACGCAGCGGTCCACCATCGTCAGCGTGGCCAGCAATGTAATCTGCTCGCCTTCTTGCACCCGCTTGGCGCGGCCAATCGGAATGTAGTAGTCCAGGTTCTTGGGCACCGGGGTCTTGCGCTTGTGCAATTCTTGCGGTTCGATCACCAGCACCGGATCTTCGCAGCGCAGCGCCGAATTCATCAGGCCCACGTAATCAAAGGCATTGGACGGCGCCAAGATGCGCCATCCGGGGAACAACGCAAACACCCCGGCCGGATCCATGGAATGCTGCGATCCATAGCCCTCCGCGCCCGGGATGCGCGTGCGCAACACCAGCGGCACGCTTGCCGTGCCGTTGAACAGATGGCGGATCTTGCCCGCCTGGTTCAGCAACTGGTCGCCCGCCACCAAGAAGAAATCGCTGTACATCAGCTCGACCACGGGCCTCAAGCCCGACAGGGCCGCGCCGGTGGCCAGGCCGCAAAAGCCGTTTTCCGTGATGGGCGTATTGACCAGGCGCCCGGCATAGGTTTCCGTCAGGCCACGCGTGGCGCCCACTGTACCGCCGCCCATGTTGGCGACGTCTTCGCCAAAGACATAGATGCGTTCGTCCTCGGCCATGCGCGCGCCCATCGTGCGCGACATGGCTTCAATGTAGGAAAGGTCTTCCATGTCCTGGGCGGCGTAGTCTTCCGACTCCGCAAAGCGCACGCCCTCGAATTCCCGCATGTCGCTGTTCAGGTTAGCGTCCACGCTTGCCGCCTCGGGCCAGAGTTCGGGACGAATGCGCGCCGACGAACCCGCGCCCTCCACGCAGGATGCCGCAGCTGCGTCCATGGCATCGGACACCGCCGTGTCGATGGCGGCCAACTCATCGGCCCCCAGGATGCCGCGATCGGTCAGTTCACGTTGCAGGAACAGCCACGGGTCGCGCGCCTTCCAGGCGTTCTCTTCGTCGCGCGTGCGGTATCCAAATGCGCTGCCGGGAATGGAGGAGCTCTGGTGGTAATAGCGGTAGACCTCGGCCAGGATAAACGCCGGCTTGCCTTCGCGTTCGATGTGCTCGCGCGCCCAGCGCGTGGCGAGCCAGACGGCGTAGGGGTTCATGCCGTCGACCTTGACCGCCGCGATGCCGTGGCCCTGCGGGCGCGTCAGCAGCTCGGTCTGAAAAGTGGATTGCTCCACGCTCATCGACACGGCGTACTTGTTGTTCTCCAGGAAGAAGATCATGGGCAGGCCGTACAGCGCCGCCAGGTTCATGGCTTCATGGGTGGCGCCTTGGTGCACGGCGCCGTCGCCAAAGAAGGTGACCATCAGCTTGCCGGATCGGCGCTGTTTTTCCGCGAATGCGTGGCCGCACGCGATGGGAATTCCGCCCGCCACAATGGCGTTCGTGCCCATGATGCCCAGGTCGGCGCGGCGCAAATGCATCGACCCCCCGCGTCCCCCTGTCCAGCCGTCCTTCAGGCCCAGGATCTCTTGCATCAGGCCCTGGATCTCTTGGCGCATGCGCAAGCTCAGTCCGCTTGCGACCGGATCCGTGCTTTCGTCATACAGCGCGTTGACGGCCTTGGCCACACATTGGTGGTGCGCGCGGTGCGTGCCATTCATCAGCGTGTCGATCGGTAGCGCCGCGATGCAGCCCGCCGCCCCACCCTCCTGACCGATGCTGGAATGCGCGGGCCCGTGCACCAGGTTCAGCTTGTCCAGCAACAGAATCTTTTCTTCGAAGCGGCGCGCTGCCAGGAACAGCGTCGTCAGGCGCATGGCGTCGGCGCGGGTCAATTGCGCCCAGTCGCTCTCTTCCACGACCAGGGTGCGGGCCGGCGTCGTCTGACCGATGTCCTCAAGTTGCATGTCTCCTCCTTGTGCCGTGCCGGCTCTCGTGGGCCGGCTCGCTGCGTTCAACAATGCGCATTCAAATATGGGCGGTCACGCCGCCGTCCACGACGAGGCTTGCACCCGTCACGAAATCGGATGCGGCACTGGCCAGGAACAAGGTCGAACCGATAAGGTCTTCCGGCTCGCCCCAACGGCCCAGCGGCGTGGTGGCGACCACGCGCTCTGCGTGGCCGGGGATGTCCACGCGCGCCTGACGCGACAAGGCGGTGTCGATCCAGCCGGGCTGGATCACGTTGACGGTGATGCCATCCGAGGCCCAGGCGCAGGCCAGCGAACGCGTCAGTTGCAACACCCCCCCCTTGCTCGCCGAGTACGCCGCCGTAACAGCATTGGAGGCCAGCGCCAGAATCGAACCGATGTTGATGATCTTGCCCTTGCCACGCAGGCTCATTGTGGAGTGCACCGCCTGGCACATGTTGAACGTGCCCTTCAGATTGATATCGACGATGCGGTCCCATTCGTCTTCGGCGTAAAGCTCCGGCCGCATGCGCGTATTGACCCCGGCGCAGTTGATCAGCACATCGATGCCGCCGTACTTGGCAACCGCGTCGGCCACGGCGTTCGCGCAGGCTTCGCGGTCTTGCACGCGCAGCGCGATGGCGCCGGTCTTCACGCCGGCTGCGCGCAGCTCGGACGCCAGCGCGTCCAGCTTTTCCCCCGCCAGGTCGGCCAGCACCAGCGTTGCGCCACCCTGGGCGAATGCCCGGCTGAGCGCAGCGCCAATGCCGCCCGCGGCACCGGTAATCAATACGATCTTGTCTCGAACACTGAATAGTTGTTGGGTCATGCTCTGCTTCGCTGCTGACCGCGTGCCGGCGGATGCCGGACGATATTTCTGATATGTGATCACAAATTGGATTCTAGGAAGGCGAGGGACCAGCGTCAACCTGATTGGGCTCGGGGTCTACCCGTAGACCTTATCGCTCTCGCAATGCAACAAAAAAAGGCCGGGGCACCCCGCCCCGGCCTCGCTGCATCCCTGGGCGCCCCTTGTAGGGCACCCCGGCGCATCAATACGTCAACCGCACCCCCAGCAACACGCTGCGGCCCGGCAGCGGGGCCACCGACGAGATGAACGATGCGTGGTTGTAAGCCAGCTTGTTCAGCAGGTTGGTGCCGCGCAGATAGACTTCGTAGCCCGTCGTGTTGTAGCGGCCGCGATAGGCGACCACCGCGTTGACCAGGTTGTAGCCCGGCGTGCTGTCTTCATAGGCCGCGATGTCTTTCTGCGAGAACACGCGCGCGTATTCCACGCCGCCCGACCACTGCTGCCACTTCACGTTGCCGCGCACGCCCGCGCGCGCCGCCGGGATGCGTGGCAGATTGCCGTCGCCACCCGTCAGCTTGCCGCGCACGTAGTCGCCGAACACGGCGGCCGAGAATATCGGCGTGAACTGGTGGCGCAGTTCGCCTTCCACGCCCGTGAATTCCGCGTCGCGTTGCGTGTACTCGATCAGGCGGAAGTCTTCATAGCGGTCCAGCGTATTGGCGTAGATGTAGTTCTTCACGCGGTTGTGGAACACGCTGGCCGAGAACGTCGTGTCGCCGGCATGCTTGCGCAAGGTCAGGTCGATGTTGTGCGAGGTTTCGCGGCCCAGATCGGCGTTGCCCAATTCGTAGGTATTGGTGGCCAGGTGCACGCCATCGGCGTAGAGCTCCTGCGCGTTCGGCAGGCGTTGCGAACGCGACAGCGACAACGCCACGGAGTACTGCGGCGCAAAGTCCCAGATAGCGGCGGCCGACAGGGACGTGCCCGACAGGCTGCTGCGCGATGCGCCGCCTTCCGGCGAGATGTTTTGCCAGTCCTGGCGCGCGCCCACTTCGAAACGCCAGTCGTTCAACTGGTATTCCTCAAGCACGAACAGGCCGTTCGAGCGCGTGCGGCTGCGCGGCAGGAAGGCTTCTTCGCCGTCGGCGCGGAAATCGCTGTAGGCGTTCTGGAAGCCCACCACGCCACGCCAGCCGGCGATGGGCTTGTGCTGCAATTCCACGCGCAGGTCGTAGCCCTTGTTCTTGAAGCGCGTGCCGACTTCGCCGCCTTCGATCTCGTCGTGCTGATAATCGGTCAAGCCGCCGCGCACGCGGATCTTTTCAAAGCCGGCGAAGGGGTCCTGGTATTCCGCGCGCAGGTCCAGACGATTGCTGCGCAGCTTCACATAGGGCACGCCGCCGTGTTCATGGTCGTGGTCGTGGCCTTCTTCTTCATGGCCTTCTTCGTGGTCATGATCGTCGTGGCCGCCGCAGTGCAGGTGCGTGCCGTGCGGGTGGCAACCTTCATATTCGTGGTTGTGCCCCGGCAAGCCGTACTTGCTTTCCAGGTGCGTGAACGCCAGGCCGACGTAGCCACGCGGCGTAATCCACGACATGCCGACGGAGCCCTGGCTGGATTCGCTGTACGAGCCTTCCAGCTTGCCGCCCGGCCAATCGGGTACGTCGTAGTCGCTGGTGCGGCGCTTCATGCCTTCGACGCGCACGGCGAACTGGCCTTCGCCCGCGGTGATGCCGACGACACCCGCGCGTTCCTTCGTGCCGGTGGCGCCACGCAATTCCATTTCGGCTTCAACGCCTTTTTCCGGCACGGCGGTGGGCACCTTCTTGTCCACCACGTTCACCACGCCGCCGATGGCGCCGCCGCCATACAGCAGCGTCGCCGGGCCGCGCAGCACTTCGATGCGTTCGGCCAGCAGCGGTTCGACAGTCACGGCGTGGTCGGGGGAAATGCTGGAGGCATCCATCACTTCGGAGCCATCGGACAGCACCTTCACGCGCGGCGCGGTCTGGCCGCGTATCACCGGACGGCTGGCGCCGCCCCCAAACGTGTCGCTGTTGACACCGGGCAGGCTCGTCAGGGACTCACCCAGCGTGCCGCTACGCCGTTCGATCAGCTCGTTGCCTTCCAACACAGAGGCCGGCAGCGTGGTGCTGTTGAGGTCCAAGCCCAGCGGGTTGGCGGAAACCGTAATGGGCGCCAGCGTCTTGGCGCGCTTGCTGTCCGCCTCGGTCTCGGCTTGCGCGATAGGTGCGATCAGCATCAGCGAGCACACCAGCGGTTTGAGGCTGCCACGGCGTGTTGGCCGGGCAATTGCAATCTTGCGGCTTCCCTTCTTGAACCCCAGTTTCTTGCCTTTCATCGTATTCTCTCGGATGTTATATCATTACAAATTGCGGACGAATGATATAACATTTCAGAATCAAAGCGATGAAAGTTTGGCGATGAACTGACGCGAACATGCCACGGTTTAGGGATCAGGCGCTATCGAGCGGCCATTGCTGCGCGGCGTGCAGAATCGCCAGCAAATCCTCGCGAGCCGTTTCGCGCCATTCAAGAGCCGGCACGGCGCTTCTTCTTGCTGATCAGGGCACGAGCCTCGTCCATGACCGCTTCATGGGCGACCGGTGGTCGCGTATCGGCCAAGGCCTCATGTACCTTCGCGTGAAACCACGAGTCGTAGCTCCCGGCGTCGACGGCCAGGCCGGCGGGCAAACCGCCCTCTTTTGCCACTCTCGTTAGCAAGATACGCACCGCATCCGAGATGGTCAGGCCAACGTTGGCGAGCTTTTCCGCCGCTTCGGCCTTGAGCTTGTCGTCGACACGGACGTGCAACATTGAAGTGGGTGCCATGGAAGTCTCCGGGGATGGATCGGCCATTATGTATCTCAATTGAGATACATACAAACGGCTCCCCGTTTGCCACAAAAACCTGACAGTTGAAACGGGATTTGGCGAACGAGAATCGGCGCCACTGACCGAGTATCCTCAACACCACGAACCCCTGCACGTGATGTGCGCCGGTTGTTCGGGCGCCAGGCGTCGACGGGTTTTCAACCAACCAGGAGACCCCCGATGATTCCCAAGAACACCATTTGTCTTTGGTACGAAAGCGATGCGCTGGAAGCGGCGCAGTTCTATGCCAAGACGTTTCCCGATAGTGCCGTGGGCGCTGTGCACCATGCCCCATCCGACTACCCTTCCGGCGAGGAAGGCGATGTGCTGACCGTGGAATTCACGGTGATGGGCATCCCCTGCCTGGGCCTGAATGGCGGCCCGGCGTTCCAGCACAATGAGTCTTTCTCGTTTCAGGTGGCCACTGACGACCAGGCGGAAACCGACCGCTTGTGGGATGCCATCGTGGGCAATGGCGGGCAGGAAAGCGAGTGCGGCTGGTGCAAGGACAAGTGGGGAATTTCGTGGCAGATCACGCCGCGCGTGTTGACCGAGGCTTACACGGGCGCTGACCGCGCCGCCGCCAAGCGCGTGTTTGAAGCCATGATGACGATGGGCAAGATCGACGTTGCCACGATCGAGGCGGCGCGGCGCGGGTGAGGGTTTGCGCAGGGGCCAGCCGCGCCGGCCCCTGCCTTATCCACCTGCCAGATCAACCTGCCTTGAATTCCTTGTTCCAGAATTCCAGCATGTCGGCCTTGCCTTCGGTCAGGCCCTTCAAGTCGTACGCCTTCAAGAGCTTTACCTCGGCCTCGGTGAACCCAACGCGCTTCAGATTTTCCGGCAGCGACGCATTGGTCACGGTCGGCGCGTAGCCCATCTTTTCCGCGAAGCCAACCTGGCCGGTCGGGTCCAGCATGGCGTTCAGGTATTCCCACGCGGCGTCCTTGTTGCGGCTGTTCTTCGCCACGCCCGCTTCAAAAGACACCGGCACCGAGCCTTCCTTCGGGATCACGAAGCCCAGCGGCAGGCCGCTGTCTTTCCATTGCAGCGCGCGCGCCTTCCACATGCACGCAATGGCGATCTCGCCCGACTTGAAGGCGGACGCCACCGCTTCGTTGGACGGGTAGATGCGCGGCTCGTTGCCCTTGAGCTTGGCCAGAAAGCGCTTGCCGCCATCAAAGCTCTTGGTGTCGCCGCCCGCGCCCAGCCCGACGAACACCGAGTTGTACAGATACAGGATGTCCGAGAAGCCCACCTGGCCCTTCAACTTCGGGTCCAGCAGCACTTCCAGCGAGTCCGGCGGCGTGGGGAATTTTTCGGTGTTGTAGACCAGCGTCATGGCGCTGAAGATGTGCGGAATGGAATACGGCGTTTTCAGCGCGGCGATGGCGTGCGCCAGGTTGGGCAGCTTCTTCGCGTCGATGGGTTCCAGCGTGCCCGAGCGTTCGGCGTCGTACATGTCGACTTCGCCCAGCAGCGCCACGTCCATGCTGCCGCGCCGCGAGTTCTTTTCGGCGCGCAGCTTGGTCACGCGACCGACCGCGTTGCCGGTGTCGTACACCACGTTCACGCCCTGCTTGGTGACGATGGGGTTGATGATCTGTTGCAGCAGGTTTTGGTAATCGCCGCCCCACGTGCCCACGACGATCTGTTTGTCGGCGGCGAGCGCCATGCCAGGCACCCAGCCCAACGCGGGGGCCAGCGCCAGGCCAGAGGCGGATTTGATGAAGCCACGGCGAGTCAGGTTTTTCTCTTGCATAACAACCTCGTATCGAAGGGGGACTAGCAACTTGCTACGGTGCGGCTGCGCGGCGCGGCTGTGCCCGGCCGCGCAGCCAGGGTTCTTGCATACGTTCAGGCCAGCATTTCCACCGGCGCATCGGGCGCCAAGGCGCGGATCTCCTCCGCATCAATGTCGCGCGCGATCACGATGATGGCGGCGCTGGCGTCGGGTTGGCGCGTCAGCCGTTGCGGCGCGCTGAAGGTGGTGCCCACGGACTGGATCAGGATGGGCTCGGCGCAGTCAGCCACGCGCACCACTGCCTTCACGCGCAGCAGGCGTTCGCCGCACAGGCCCGCCAGGTTATCCAGCCATTCTGAAAAATCCGTCCAACTGATGTCCTCGCGCGCCCGTGCCGCCATGACGCGAATGCGCGGGTGCGGCAGGCCGGGTTTGCTTGCGGCCAACATCCGCGCGGCCAGCCCCGCCAGGTCGGCCACGCCTTGCGACGGCGCGAACGCGGCCTGTACGGCGCGGCGGCGGTCGGGTTCGGCGATCACGTCCGCCAGCGGATTCAGCAAGGCGGCGCGCGCGGCGCGGGCATCCAGCGCGGACGCCGGCAGCAGGTCAGTCTTGGTCAGCACAATGCGGTGCGCGGCGCCAAACTGCGCCATGGCTTCGTCCATCTCGGCCAGCGCATCGGGGTCGCGCGCGCAGTCGTCGGTGCAGACCACCGTCAGCCGCAGGCCACGGCTGGCCAGTTCAGGATCGGCCAACGACGCGATGATGGGGCCGGGCCGCGACAGGCCGCTGCATTCCAGGATCACGCGCTGCAAGGGCCCTTCGCCCTCGGGGCGCGGTGCGTCCAGTAGCGCGCTCAAGGTGTAGACCAGATCGCTGCGCAGCGAGCAGCACACGCAGCCATTGGCCATCAGCGTCATCGGCACGTTGTCGCTGTCGTTGGCCACAATGGCGCCGTCCACGCCGATTTCTCCCGCCTCGTTGACGATCACGCCCGTATCGCGAGAGGTCGGATCGCGCAGGTAATCCACCAGCAGCGTGGTCTTGCCGCTGCCCAGAAACCCGCACAAGAGGAACAGATCCACCGCCATGTCAGGACGCCTGATCCGCGCTGTCGCAAGGCGAGCCCGCGGGCGATCCACCAAACGGCGGACGCTCGCCATCGGGGTCGTCGGCCCAGCTGTCCTTGACCATCTTGCGCACGTCCGCCAGCAGTTCGGCGGTGTCATACACCACGCCGGACTTGATGGTGGTTTGCAGGCAGCGCTTCCATTCCACCTTGGCCGTATCGTCGTTCAGGCGCATGGCGCCGGTGCCGAACAGCAGCTTGAAATCGGTCAGTGGGTTCTGGTCGTGGATCAGCAGATCGGCGCGCTTTTGCACGTCGATGGAGCCGGTATCGTCATCGATGCCCAGCAGCGCGGCGCTTTGCGAGGTGGCGGCGCGCAGCACTTCAATCGGATGAAAGCCCGCTTCCTGCAGCAGTTCCAGTTCACGCACGAACCCAAAGCCGTAGATCTGGAAAATGAAGCCGGAGTCGCTGCCCGCGCACACGCGGCCGCCCAGGTTCTTGTATTCGTTGATGAACTGCATCCACAGGCGATAGTTCTGCTTCCACTCAATCTCGTTGGTGGTGCTCCAGCGATACCAGTAGGCGCCGTGCCCGCCGCGTTGCGGCTGGAAGTACTTCCAAACCGCCTTCCAGGTGTAGTCGTCGTGCCAGTCGGCCCGGCGCGCGCGCATCAGGTCGCGGTTGGCGTCGTAGATGTTGAAGGTGGGCACGAAGGTGTGGCCCAGCTCCAGAAACTGGTCCATCACCTGGCGCCACTTGGCCGACCCCGGTTGCGCCGCCTGCATGAAGGTCTGGCCGGCCACGGCGAAGCGGTAGTACTCGTCGCTGTAGTTGTAGTCGGTGGGAAAGGACTGCACGACGCGGTCTTCGAACAAGGCTTCGGGCAGGCCGTAATAGTGTTCGGAACTGGTCAGGCCCCAGCGCGCGGACTTCAGCGCGTTCACGCGCGTCACCGCCATCTGCGCGTGGTGGCAGCCCGAACGCAGGCCCAGTTGCGCGGCCTCGTCCAGCGCCGCTTCCATGATGGCGGGCGGCGCACCGAAGAACTTGATGCCGTCCGCGCCGCGCGCGGCCAGCTTGCGCACCCATTCGCGGCCCTGCTCGGGCGTGTGGATGGTCTTCACGCGGTCGTTCACGGCGGGAAACACCGAATGCACCACCATGCGCGGCGCGGCGATCTTGTTGGCGGCCGAGAGCTCGCGCTGCTCCATCGTCCAGCCCAGGCCGCCCATCGCGCCCATCTCACGCACCGTCGTCACGCCATGCGCCAACCACAGCTTGTAGATGTAGTCGGCGGGCGGCACGATGCCGCTCATGGCGTGATACGGCGTGCCGATGTGCGCGTGCGCGTCCACGAAGCCTGGCGTGACGAACTTGCCGTGGCAATCAATTTCGTGGTCGCCCGGGCCGGGCCGGCGCTTGGGGTCGATGGCTTTGTGCGGCGTGCCCACGTTGACCAGGGCGGTGATGCGGTCGTTCTCGATCACGATGTCCACCGGCCCCCAGGGCGGCGCGCCGGTGCCGTCGATGATGGTGGCGCCGCGCAAAATCAGCCTGGGAAACGGCCCCAGCCCCCGATCGCGCGACGCGGGCGCGGACGGCGGATGCCAGCCCTTGGCGGCGTTGACGTCGCGGGATTCCTCACCAACTTCCGACTGCGAAAACGTGGGATCGCTCATGGCCTTTACACCCCCAGCCCGTTATGTTCGATGACGCCTTCCTTCATGATGAGGTCGATGTGATCGCCCTGGCCCAGCAGGCAGGACAGGTCGCGATACGGGTTGCCGTCCACCAGCAGCACGTCCGCCAGCGCGCCCACCTGGATGCGGCCCAACTGGCCGACCTGGTTCAGCACTTCGGCGGCGGTGGTGGTGGCGCACTGGATCACTTCCTGCGCGGACAGCACTTCGTTGCGAATGCGGAATTCATCGCTTTGCAGGCGCTGCGACGGCCCGAGCAGATCCGAGCCATAGCCGATCTTCACGCCCGCTTTCTTGTAGATTTCCAGCGAATGCAGCCCGGCGGTGCGCACCGTGGCAATCTTCGCCACCGAATCGGGCGGCAGCCCGTAGTCGGCGCCCTCGTTGGCCAGCGCTTCGTAGGTCACCAGCGTGGGCACTACGAACGCGCCCTTCTCGGCCATGAAGCGCGCCACGCGCTCGTCCACCAGGTTGCCGTGTTCAATGGTGCGCACGCCGTTGCGAATGGCGCGCTCGATAGCGTCGGCCGTGTAGGAATGCGCCATCACATAGGTTTGGCGGCTGGCGGCTTCGTCGACGATGACGCGGATTTCTTCTTCCGAATACCCGTAGGACGCAATCGGGTCAGTCGGCGATGCCACGCCGCCCGAGGCCATCATCTTGATCTGATCCGCGCCCATCTGGAGTTCCTGGCGCACGGCCTTGCGCACGTCGTCGATGCCGTCGGCCACGCGGCCGATGTCGCCCGCGCGGAAGCAGCAGCCGCAAAAGCTCATCGGGCGCAGGTGGTCGGAACGCGGACGCGGGTCCCCATGGCCGCCCGTCTGGCTGATGGCGCGGCCGGAAATGAACAGGCGCGGCCCCTTCACCGTGCCTTCGTTGACGGCACACTTCAGGCCCCAGCCGGCGCCGCCCGCATCGCGCACGGTGGTGAAGCCCCGGCGCAGCATCGCCGCCATGATGGGCACCGCGCGCATCATCACCAGCGCATCGGGCAAGACGCCTTGCGTGCTCAGGTTCAGTTGCGTGGCCAACACGTGCACGTGCAGGTCGATCAGGCCAGGCATCAGCGTGCGGCCGGCGGCGTCGATCACCTGCGCCGACGCGCTGGTGATGGGCTTGTCCGACACTTCCTTGATGACGCCATCCTCGACCAGCACGTGGTGGCCTTCCTGCAGGTCAGCCAGCAAGGGGTCGAGCAGGTTCGCGTTCTTGAACAATACGGATGCCATGAAATTTCCTTGTTGTGGCTCGGGCTCAAGACGCCATGGTCTTGATGTAGCGCCGATGGATCAGCCAGTTCGAAAGCAGTGCAATGATCAGCGTGCCGCACACCAGAATGACGGCCAGCGCGGCGCCGAACGGCCAGTTCGATGCGCGCGTGATCTGGTCATACAGCGCGGGCGCCATCATCGTCAGGCCGGAACCGCCCAGCAGCACCGGCGTGGCGTAGGCGTTCATGCACAAGATGAACACCAGCATCGTGCCCGCCGCCACGCCCGGCGCGGCAATGGGCAGCACGATGCGGCGAAACGTGGTGAAGAAGCTGGCGCCGACGTTGCGCGCGGCTTCTTCCACCGACAGGTCCATGCCTTCCAGCACGCTTTGCAGCGTCAGGATCAGGTAGGGCATGACCACCGCCGTGGTGCCGATGACGACCGCCGTGGGCGTGTACATCAGCGAGATGGGCTTGTCGATCAGGCCCAGGCCCTGCAGCGTGGCGTTCAGCACGCCCGCATTGCCCAGCGCCACCATCCAGCCCGCCGCGCGCACCACGTTGCCCACCATCAGCGGAAACACGAGCAGGATCACGAACAGGCTTTTGTATTTGCTCTGCGTGCGCGCCAGAAAGTACGCCACCGGAAAGCCCAGCACCAGCGCAAGCAGCGTGCACAGCCCCGCCACCCACAAGGTGGTGAAGAAGATGTCGCGGTAATACGCATCACCAAAGAACTTGGCGTAGTTCTCGAAGGTGAAGGCGGTTTGCATCAGATCGACCGGGTCGAACTGGTTGAAGCTGTAGCGCGCCAGTTGCAGGATGGGCACCATGATGATCACCAGCACCACCAGCGATGCCGGAAAGGCCAGCCCCGGCCCCAGCCAGCGGCTGGGACGCCCGTCTACGGTTGCAGTTGTCATGGCGGCTCCTATTGCGTGAAGGCCACGCAGTCTTCGGGCTCGAAGCACGCGTACACGCGCGCACCGGGCGCCGGCTGCGCGCGGCCCGCGCCGCCATTGGCCACCTGGCTGATCATGCGGTTGCCGCCTTCCAGTTGCACGCGCACTTCCAGCACCGACCCCAGGTACAGCGACGACTCCACCACACCCGGCAAGGCGTTGCCGCCCGACGGCTGCTCGGCCAGGCGCACGCGCTCGGGCCGCACACCCACATGCGTGGCCCCTGCCCCGCCCGGCGTGGTGATACGCTGGCCCGCGTCGGTATGGAACTGGTTATCGGCCTGGCCGCGGCCGGTAAACACGTTCATCTTGCCCAGGAAGTCGGCCACGAAAAGATTGGCGGGGTGTTCATACAAGGTGTCGGGCGCGCCCACTTGCTGCACGATGCCGTCATGCATGATGGCCATGCGGTCGGCAATCGCCAGGGCT harbors:
- a CDS encoding VOC family protein, translating into MIPKNTICLWYESDALEAAQFYAKTFPDSAVGAVHHAPSDYPSGEEGDVLTVEFTVMGIPCLGLNGGPAFQHNESFSFQVATDDQAETDRLWDAIVGNGGQESECGWCKDKWGISWQITPRVLTEAYTGADRAAAKRVFEAMMTMGKIDVATIEAARRG
- a CDS encoding ABC transporter substrate-binding protein — its product is MQEKNLTRRGFIKSASGLALAPALGWVPGMALAADKQIVVGTWGGDYQNLLQQIINPIVTKQGVNVVYDTGNAVGRVTKLRAEKNSRRGSMDVALLGEVDMYDAERSGTLEPIDAKKLPNLAHAIAALKTPYSIPHIFSAMTLVYNTEKFPTPPDSLEVLLDPKLKGQVGFSDILYLYNSVFVGLGAGGDTKSFDGGKRFLAKLKGNEPRIYPSNEAVASAFKSGEIAIACMWKARALQWKDSGLPLGFVIPKEGSVPVSFEAGVAKNSRNKDAAWEYLNAMLDPTGQVGFAEKMGYAPTVTNASLPENLKRVGFTEAEVKLLKAYDLKGLTEGKADMLEFWNKEFKAG
- a CDS encoding CobW family GTP-binding protein, which translates into the protein MAVDLFLLCGFLGSGKTTLLVDYLRDPTSRDTGVIVNEAGEIGVDGAIVANDSDNVPMTLMANGCVCCSLRSDLVYTLSALLDAPRPEGEGPLQRVILECSGLSRPGPIIASLADPELASRGLRLTVVCTDDCARDPDALAEMDEAMAQFGAAHRIVLTKTDLLPASALDARAARAALLNPLADVIAEPDRRRAVQAAFAPSQGVADLAGLAARMLAASKPGLPHPRIRVMAARAREDISWTDFSEWLDNLAGLCGERLLRVKAVVRVADCAEPILIQSVGTTFSAPQRLTRQPDASAAIIVIARDIDAEEIRALAPDAPVEMLA
- a CDS encoding amidohydrolase family protein, which codes for MSDPTFSQSEVGEESRDVNAAKGWHPPSAPASRDRGLGPFPRLILRGATIIDGTGAPPWGPVDIVIENDRITALVNVGTPHKAIDPKRRPGPGDHEIDCHGKFVTPGFVDAHAHIGTPYHAMSGIVPPADYIYKLWLAHGVTTVREMGAMGGLGWTMEQRELSAANKIAAPRMVVHSVFPAVNDRVKTIHTPEQGREWVRKLAARGADGIKFFGAPPAIMEAALDEAAQLGLRSGCHHAQMAVTRVNALKSARWGLTSSEHYYGLPEALFEDRVVQSFPTDYNYSDEYYRFAVAGQTFMQAAQPGSAKWRQVMDQFLELGHTFVPTFNIYDANRDLMRARRADWHDDYTWKAVWKYFQPQRGGHGAYWYRWSTTNEIEWKQNYRLWMQFINEYKNLGGRVCAGSDSGFIFQIYGFGFVRELELLQEAGFHPIEVLRAATSQSAALLGIDDDTGSIDVQKRADLLIHDQNPLTDFKLLFGTGAMRLNDDTAKVEWKRCLQTTIKSGVVYDTAELLADVRKMVKDSWADDPDGERPPFGGSPAGSPCDSADQAS
- a CDS encoding metal-dependent hydrolase family protein; the protein is MASVLFKNANLLDPLLADLQEGHHVLVEDGVIKEVSDKPITSASAQVIDAAGRTLMPGLIDLHVHVLATQLNLSTQGVLPDALVMMRAVPIMAAMLRRGFTTVRDAGGAGWGLKCAVNEGTVKGPRLFISGRAISQTGGHGDPRPRSDHLRPMSFCGCCFRAGDIGRVADGIDDVRKAVRQELQMGADQIKMMASGGVASPTDPIASYGYSEEEIRVIVDEAASRQTYVMAHSYTADAIERAIRNGVRTIEHGNLVDERVARFMAEKGAFVVPTLVTYEALANEGADYGLPPDSVAKIATVRTAGLHSLEIYKKAGVKIGYGSDLLGPSQRLQSDEFRIRNEVLSAQEVIQCATTTAAEVLNQVGQLGRIQVGALADVLLVDGNPYRDLSCLLGQGDHIDLIMKEGVIEHNGLGV
- a CDS encoding ABC transporter permease, with the protein product MTTATVDGRPSRWLGPGLAFPASLVVLVIIMVPILQLARYSFNQFDPVDLMQTAFTFENYAKFFGDAYYRDIFFTTLWVAGLCTLLALVLGFPVAYFLARTQSKYKSLFVILLVFPLMVGNVVRAAGWMVALGNAGVLNATLQGLGLIDKPISLMYTPTAVVIGTTAVVMPYLILTLQSVLEGMDLSVEEAARNVGASFFTTFRRIVLPIAAPGVAAGTMLVFILCMNAYATPVLLGGSGLTMMAPALYDQITRASNWPFGAALAVILVCGTLIIALLSNWLIHRRYIKTMAS